In one window of Cyanobacteriota bacterium DNA:
- the rpmC gene encoding 50S ribosomal protein L29, translated as MALSKIAELRKLDDQAIADEILAVKRQLFELRLQKATKQEPKPHQFKHARHRLAQLMTIEAERQRAARSNANHVAS; from the coding sequence ATGGCACTTTCAAAAATCGCTGAGCTGCGTAAGCTGGATGATCAAGCGATCGCTGATGAAATCTTAGCTGTTAAGCGTCAGTTATTTGAATTACGGCTGCAAAAGGCCACGAAGCAAGAACCAAAACCTCATCAGTTCAAACATGCTCGCCATCGCCTAGCACAACTGATGACCATTGAGGCAGAACGGCAGCGAGCTGCTCGCTCAAATGCTAATCATGTCGCAAGTTAA